One window from the genome of Aeromonas sp. FDAARGOS 1405 encodes:
- the hyfB gene encoding hydrogenase 4 subunit B: protein MLSPLVIATLLLFLLGAAAGLLQKLPALANRLNSGFALLGSLAGLVAAIQIFAQGAPVDGQLWLLGSVHLDMLAALMLLVISTVGVAVALYSFAYIREYQGKGDVAIGALMNLFLFAMVGMVLADNALGFLLCYELVTLTTYWLVKTNPDAAKQSRLYLVMNHIGMALVLIAFWLLCRESGSLEFAALREHHLAGGLASLVFLLSFCGFGLRAGFVPLHGWLPVAEPVAPSHISALMSGVMVKLGLFGILRVSIDFLGASQLWWGYVVLIFGACSAVLGVLFALAEHDLKRLLAYHTVENIGIILMGMGIGMIGIANQQPALVVLGLLGALYHLLNHAIFKSLLFMGTGSVMFRLHTRDMDKMGGLAKLMPWTALAFLIGAMAISALPPLNGFVSEWFIYQSLLSMTKLGTSLVAPLAVVMLAVTGAMAVMCFVKVYGICFCGAPRSEHASHAREVPGAMVAGTLLLAAVCLVLGLGAPWIAPHIASYGQALVASQMSVATGATLLPLDSSQAILSPPVIAIILLGLFLIPLLVLAIFKGPKLGRRHAGTPWACGYAYEERMSLTSGGVTHTLRQLCAPLYRKQPQLDLASALHGVSDTSGTTGWLLHGIVLALFILMAVGV, encoded by the coding sequence ATGTTGTCCCCCCTTGTTATAGCCACGCTCCTGCTCTTTTTGCTGGGCGCTGCCGCCGGTTTGCTGCAAAAGCTGCCCGCACTGGCCAACCGTCTCAACAGCGGTTTTGCCCTGCTGGGCTCGCTCGCGGGTCTGGTCGCCGCCATCCAGATCTTTGCCCAAGGCGCCCCCGTCGACGGCCAGCTCTGGCTGCTGGGCTCGGTGCACCTCGACATGCTGGCCGCGCTGATGCTGCTGGTGATTAGCACCGTTGGCGTCGCCGTCGCCCTCTACTCCTTTGCCTATATCCGCGAATATCAGGGCAAGGGCGATGTGGCCATCGGTGCGCTGATGAACCTCTTCCTCTTTGCCATGGTGGGCATGGTACTGGCCGACAACGCGCTCGGTTTCTTGCTCTGCTACGAGCTGGTGACCCTTACCACCTACTGGCTGGTCAAGACCAATCCGGATGCTGCCAAACAGAGCCGGCTTTACTTGGTGATGAACCATATCGGCATGGCGCTGGTGCTGATCGCCTTCTGGCTGCTCTGCCGCGAATCTGGCTCGCTGGAGTTCGCCGCGCTGCGCGAGCACCATCTGGCGGGCGGTTTGGCCTCTCTGGTGTTCCTGCTTAGCTTCTGCGGTTTTGGCCTGCGCGCCGGTTTCGTGCCGCTGCACGGCTGGCTGCCAGTGGCCGAGCCCGTTGCACCCTCCCATATCTCGGCGCTGATGTCTGGCGTGATGGTGAAGCTGGGTCTCTTTGGCATCTTGCGGGTCAGCATCGATTTTCTCGGCGCCAGCCAGCTCTGGTGGGGCTATGTAGTGCTGATCTTCGGCGCCTGCTCGGCTGTGCTCGGGGTGCTGTTTGCGCTGGCCGAGCATGACCTCAAGCGGCTGCTCGCCTACCACACGGTGGAGAACATCGGCATCATCCTGATGGGGATGGGCATCGGCATGATCGGCATCGCCAACCAGCAGCCGGCGCTGGTGGTGCTGGGGCTGCTCGGCGCCCTCTATCACCTGCTCAACCACGCCATCTTCAAGAGCCTGCTCTTTATGGGCACCGGCTCGGTGATGTTCCGCCTGCACACCCGGGATATGGACAAGATGGGTGGTCTTGCCAAGCTGATGCCCTGGACTGCGCTGGCGTTCCTCATCGGTGCCATGGCCATCTCGGCGCTGCCGCCGCTCAACGGCTTTGTCAGCGAATGGTTTATCTATCAGTCGCTCCTTTCCATGACCAAACTCGGTACCTCGCTCGTCGCGCCGCTCGCGGTAGTGATGCTGGCGGTGACCGGCGCCATGGCGGTGATGTGTTTCGTCAAGGTGTATGGCATCTGCTTCTGCGGCGCCCCGCGCAGCGAACACGCGAGCCACGCCCGCGAAGTGCCGGGCGCCATGGTGGCAGGCACCCTGCTGCTGGCCGCGGTCTGTCTGGTGCTGGGTCTGGGCGCCCCCTGGATTGCCCCCCATATTGCCAGCTATGGCCAAGCCTTGGTTGCCAGCCAAATGAGTGTCGCCACCGGCGCCACCCTGCTGCCACTCGATAGCAGCCAGGCGATCCTCTCCCCGCCCGTTATCGCCATCATCCTGCTGGGTCTGTTCCTCATCCCGTTGCTGGTACTGGCCATCTTCAAGGGGCCCAAGCTGGGTCGTCGTCACGCTGGCACCCCGTGGGCCTGTGGTTACGCCTATGAGGAGCGCATGAGCCTTACCTCCGGCGGTGTCACCCACACCTTGCGCCAACTCTGCGCGCCGCTCTATCGCAAGCAGCCGCAGCTCGATCTGGCCAGCGCCCTGCACGGGGTGAGCGATACCAGCGGGACGACCGGCTGGCTGCTGCACGGCATTGTGCTGGCGCTCTTTATCCTGATGGCTGTAGGAGTCTGA
- a CDS encoding respiratory chain complex I subunit 1 family protein has product MPVLEMPSWGMVALALTQAIAMLALAPLATGFNRVLRAKMHSRQGPGLLQDYRDIAKLLRRQEVTPEPAGIIFNLMPALLIAALLLVGMALPTLTHESPFPIAGDLITDIYLFAIFRFFFSLSGLDSGSMFAGIGARRELTLGILVEPILVLACFIMAMMVGSSDLGNISSYVATQPLAAPIATLLAGAACAFAVFVEMGKLPFDCAEAEQELQEGPLTEYSGAGLALLKLSIGLKQLVVVQLFLVIFLPFGKAANWSLPALIGAALILACKLLVAFLLAGIIENAMARTQFVRTHKLTRFGLGLALLALLAYLVGI; this is encoded by the coding sequence ATGCCTGTTCTTGAAATGCCGAGCTGGGGCATGGTTGCCCTCGCCCTGACCCAGGCCATCGCCATGCTGGCGCTGGCGCCGCTCGCCACCGGTTTCAACCGGGTGCTGCGGGCCAAGATGCACTCCCGTCAGGGGCCGGGCCTGCTGCAGGATTACCGGGATATCGCCAAGCTCCTGCGCCGTCAGGAGGTGACCCCCGAGCCTGCCGGCATCATCTTCAACCTGATGCCTGCGCTGCTCATCGCCGCCCTCTTGCTGGTGGGGATGGCGCTGCCGACCCTGACTCACGAGTCCCCCTTCCCCATCGCCGGGGATCTCATCACCGACATCTATCTGTTCGCCATCTTCCGCTTCTTCTTCTCCCTCTCGGGGCTCGACAGCGGCAGCATGTTTGCAGGGATCGGTGCCCGCCGCGAACTGACCCTCGGCATTCTGGTGGAGCCCATTCTGGTGCTCGCCTGCTTCATCATGGCGATGATGGTGGGCAGCTCGGATCTGGGCAATATCAGCAGCTATGTAGCGACCCAGCCACTGGCCGCTCCCATCGCTACCCTCTTGGCGGGTGCCGCCTGCGCCTTCGCGGTGTTTGTCGAGATGGGCAAGCTGCCCTTTGACTGCGCCGAAGCCGAGCAGGAGCTGCAGGAGGGACCGCTCACCGAGTACTCCGGTGCGGGTCTCGCCCTGCTCAAGCTCTCCATCGGCCTCAAGCAGCTGGTGGTGGTGCAGCTCTTTCTGGTGATTTTCCTGCCCTTCGGCAAGGCGGCCAACTGGAGTCTGCCTGCGCTCATCGGCGCGGCGCTGATCCTCGCCTGCAAGCTGCTGGTGGCCTTTTTACTGGCCGGCATCATCGAAAACGCCATGGCCCGCACCCAGTTCGTGCGCACCCACAAGCTCACCCGCTTTGGGCTGGGGCTGGCCCTGCTGGCGCTGCTCGCCTATCTGGTCGGGATCTGA
- a CDS encoding 4Fe-4S dicluster domain-containing protein — MNRFVIADPKLCIGCGTCMAACSEVHKAQGLQQAPRLTVMRHEQATMPVQCRHCDDAPCIKVCPVEAIRQTGDCVQLNESLCIGCNLCTVACPFGAIQSGGSRPVAVATSYDTYIPCSIRSSNPSTSAGLRCFGEDLLSWEPGVRSIAVKCDLCEFRADGPACVGACPSQALKLVNDSDTERAARIRRQQAADTNPQGASAFSAPATALPASDLSTTEGVR, encoded by the coding sequence ATGAACCGCTTCGTTATCGCTGACCCCAAGCTTTGTATCGGCTGTGGCACCTGTATGGCGGCCTGCAGCGAGGTACACAAGGCGCAAGGTTTGCAGCAAGCCCCCCGTTTAACCGTTATGCGACACGAGCAGGCGACCATGCCGGTTCAGTGCCGTCACTGTGACGATGCCCCCTGCATCAAGGTGTGCCCGGTCGAGGCAATTCGCCAAACTGGCGATTGCGTGCAACTCAACGAGTCGCTCTGCATCGGCTGCAATCTCTGCACCGTGGCCTGCCCCTTTGGCGCCATCCAGAGCGGCGGCAGCCGTCCGGTGGCCGTGGCCACCAGTTACGACACCTATATCCCCTGCTCCATCCGCTCCAGCAACCCCTCCACCTCTGCCGGCCTGCGCTGCTTTGGCGAGGATCTGCTGAGCTGGGAGCCGGGCGTGCGCAGCATCGCCGTCAAGTGCGACCTGTGCGAGTTTCGCGCCGATGGCCCGGCCTGTGTCGGAGCCTGCCCCTCCCAGGCACTGAAGCTGGTCAATGACAGCGACACCGAACGCGCCGCCCGTATCCGTCGCCAGCAAGCGGCCGACACCAACCCGCAAGGGGCCTCTGCCTTCTCGGCGCCTGCCACGGCGCTCCCTGCATCCGATTTATCTACCACAGAGGGAGTTCGCTGA
- the kup gene encoding low affinity potassium transporter Kup, protein MNCDKQQAMSGVMLAAIGVVYGDIGTSPLYTLRECLSGQFGFGVEPASILGFLSLIFWLLILVVSVKYLSFVMRADNAGEGGILTLMSLATRNASTRWTPLLIILGLIGGSFFYGEVVITPAMSVMSAIEGLSILTPALDPYIVTLSVLVLTLLFAIQKHGTAMVGKLFAPIMLIWFMTLAVLGLRGIIHNPEVLGALNPIWAVRFFVQYQTTSFFALGAVVLAITGVEALYADMGHFGKNPIRLAWFIVVLPSLVLNYFGQGALLLSNPAAIANPFFLLAPKWALVPLLLLATMATVIASQAVISGVFSLTRQAVRLGYLSPIRIVHTSEQESGQIYIPVINWMLYISVVIVIMSFEHSSNLAAAYGIAVTGTMVLTSILSCSVAKNSWHWNKYLVAILFAALLCIDVPLFAANLAKIFSGGWLPLTLGAVMFTVMTSWKSERFQLIRRLNEHGNSLEPMIASLEKSPPTRVAGTAVYMSRVVNVIPHALLHNLKHNKVLHERIILLTLRVEDVPYVHNVRRVCIEQLSPTFWRVVASYGWRETPNVEEIFHRCNAEGLSCRMMETSFFMAHESLIMKDRPWYLYLRGKLFMLLQRNALRAPDQFEIPPNRVIELGSQVDI, encoded by the coding sequence ATGAACTGTGATAAACAACAAGCCATGTCCGGCGTTATGCTGGCGGCGATTGGCGTAGTCTATGGCGATATCGGCACCAGCCCGCTCTATACCTTGCGCGAGTGCCTGTCAGGTCAATTCGGGTTCGGCGTCGAGCCGGCCTCCATTCTCGGCTTTCTCTCGCTGATCTTCTGGCTGCTGATCCTGGTGGTGTCGGTCAAGTACCTCTCCTTTGTGATGCGGGCCGACAACGCCGGCGAGGGTGGCATTCTCACCCTGATGTCGCTGGCGACCCGCAACGCCTCCACCCGCTGGACGCCGCTGCTGATCATCCTCGGCCTGATTGGCGGCAGCTTCTTCTATGGCGAGGTGGTGATCACCCCGGCGATGTCGGTGATGTCGGCCATCGAGGGTCTGAGCATTCTCACCCCCGCCCTCGACCCCTATATTGTCACCCTCTCGGTGCTGGTGCTGACCCTGCTGTTCGCCATCCAGAAACATGGCACCGCCATGGTGGGCAAGCTGTTTGCCCCCATCATGCTGATCTGGTTTATGACGCTGGCGGTGCTGGGGCTGCGCGGCATCATCCACAACCCCGAGGTGCTGGGTGCGCTCAACCCCATCTGGGCTGTGCGCTTCTTTGTCCAGTACCAGACCACCTCCTTCTTTGCCCTCGGCGCCGTGGTGCTGGCCATCACAGGGGTGGAGGCGCTCTACGCGGATATGGGCCACTTTGGCAAGAATCCCATTCGCCTCGCCTGGTTTATCGTGGTGCTGCCCTCGCTGGTGCTCAACTACTTCGGGCAGGGTGCGCTGCTGCTAAGTAACCCCGCCGCCATTGCCAACCCCTTCTTCCTGCTCGCGCCGAAATGGGCGCTGGTGCCGCTGCTGCTGCTGGCAACCATGGCGACGGTGATCGCCTCGCAGGCGGTGATCTCCGGGGTCTTTTCGCTGACCCGGCAGGCAGTGCGGCTGGGGTATCTCTCCCCCATTCGTATCGTTCACACCTCCGAGCAGGAGTCCGGCCAGATCTATATTCCGGTCATCAACTGGATGCTCTATATCTCGGTGGTGATCGTCATCATGAGCTTCGAGCACTCCAGCAATCTGGCGGCGGCCTACGGCATCGCCGTGACCGGCACCATGGTGCTTACCTCCATCCTCTCCTGCTCGGTGGCCAAGAACAGCTGGCACTGGAACAAGTATCTGGTGGCCATCCTGTTTGCTGCGCTGCTCTGTATCGACGTGCCGCTCTTTGCCGCCAACCTCGCCAAGATCTTCTCCGGCGGTTGGCTGCCGCTCACTCTGGGCGCGGTGATGTTCACCGTGATGACCAGCTGGAAGAGCGAGCGTTTCCAGCTTATTCGCCGCCTGAACGAGCACGGCAACTCCCTTGAGCCGATGATCGCCTCGCTGGAGAAATCCCCGCCGACCCGGGTGGCGGGCACTGCGGTCTATATGTCACGGGTGGTCAATGTGATCCCCCATGCGCTCCTGCACAACCTCAAGCACAACAAGGTGCTGCACGAGCGGATCATCCTGCTCACCCTGCGGGTGGAGGATGTGCCCTACGTCCACAATGTGCGCCGGGTCTGCATCGAGCAGCTCTCCCCCACCTTCTGGCGGGTGGTGGCAAGCTACGGCTGGCGCGAGACCCCGAACGTGGAGGAGATCTTCCACCGCTGCAACGCCGAGGGGCTCAGTTGCCGGATGATGGAGACCTCGTTCTTTATGGCCCACGAGTCGCTCATCATGAAAGACCGCCCCTGGTATCTCTATCTGCGCGGCAAGCTCTTTATGCTGCTGCAGCGCAACGCCCTGCGCGCCCCGGATCAGTTCGAGATCCCGCCCAACCGGGTCATCGAGCTGGGTTCGCAGGTGGATATCTGA